From the Gordonia bronchialis DSM 43247 genome, one window contains:
- a CDS encoding DUF3000 domain-containing protein, whose product MTSSGAPSEPADFRAAVESLHAARIRREIEVGPIRPPQRLAPYSYAVGAEVRPADDLDPAAEVPDDAQGSAFGRLILLHDPAGQDAWNGTMRLVAYIQAEVEAALAMDPLLPEVAWSWLSDALGVPVGATATAPDAGSPVEVTALGGTVTSTTSVRYGDIAGPPRAHQLELRASWTAITGDGLGAHLEAFCDVLGSAAGLPPVGVTELGSA is encoded by the coding sequence GTGACTTCTTCGGGAGCTCCGAGCGAGCCTGCTGATTTCCGCGCCGCGGTCGAGTCGCTGCATGCCGCCCGGATCCGCCGCGAGATCGAGGTCGGCCCCATCCGTCCGCCGCAACGCCTCGCCCCGTACAGCTACGCGGTGGGCGCAGAGGTGCGCCCGGCCGACGATCTGGACCCGGCGGCCGAGGTCCCCGATGACGCCCAGGGCAGTGCCTTCGGGCGGTTGATCCTGCTGCACGATCCGGCCGGGCAGGACGCGTGGAACGGCACGATGCGGCTGGTCGCCTACATTCAGGCCGAGGTGGAGGCCGCGCTGGCGATGGACCCACTGCTGCCCGAGGTTGCCTGGAGTTGGCTCAGCGACGCCCTCGGCGTGCCGGTGGGAGCCACGGCCACGGCCCCCGATGCCGGATCGCCGGTCGAGGTGACGGCCCTCGGCGGCACGGTCACCTCCACCACCTCGGTGCGCTACGGCGACATCGCCGGCCCACCCCGCGCCCATCAGCTCGAGTTGCGCGCCTCGTGGACCGCGATCACCGGTGACGGACTCGGTGCGCATCTGGAGGCCTTCTGCGACGTCCTGGGTTCCGCGGCCGGACTACCGCCGGTCGGCGTGACCGAACTCGGGTCGGCATGA
- a CDS encoding HRDC domain-containing protein, producing MTDAGTGGPPGDRSVPAADRPEHTDPPAHTDPSGREVTPLLSPADGVPPVLRSAAEFTAAAAALRAGDGPVAVDTERASGYRYSQRAYLIQIRRRGAGTFLLDPIDEPDALAPVIDALRGPEWVLHAADQDLPCLRELGFVCAELYDTELAGRLLGLAKVNLAAMVAEFLGLGLRKGHGAADWSRRPLPDDWLNYAALDVEVLVELRDAMDAALAAAGKDRWAREEFAYVLNRPPAPPRPDRWRRTSNIHTIKSARTLAAVRELWTTRESIAERRDVAPGRVLPDSAIVNAATANPTSIAELTRLPVFGGPRQRRQAATWLDALKRARELPESELPDRKSPGPGGLPPITRWEQRNPEAATRLARVRSALKEIAEAHSLPVENLLAPDVMRQLCWDGLPGRANAADVDRRLADDGARTWQRELCASAIADAFALGPDAVAQQPDAED from the coding sequence ATGACCGATGCGGGGACCGGCGGACCGCCCGGCGACCGATCCGTCCCGGCCGCAGACCGACCGGAGCACACAGACCCGCCGGCACACACAGACCCGTCGGGGCGCGAGGTCACCCCGCTGCTCTCGCCCGCCGACGGCGTCCCCCCGGTCCTGCGTTCGGCCGCCGAGTTCACCGCTGCCGCCGCCGCCTTGCGGGCCGGTGACGGACCTGTCGCCGTCGACACCGAACGCGCCTCGGGATACCGCTACTCACAGCGGGCCTATCTGATCCAGATCCGACGACGGGGTGCCGGAACGTTCCTGCTGGACCCGATCGACGAGCCCGACGCCCTGGCCCCGGTGATCGACGCGCTGCGGGGGCCCGAGTGGGTTCTGCACGCCGCCGACCAGGATCTGCCGTGTCTGCGGGAGCTGGGGTTCGTGTGCGCCGAGCTCTACGACACCGAACTCGCCGGGCGACTGCTCGGGCTGGCCAAGGTGAATCTCGCCGCCATGGTCGCCGAGTTCCTCGGTCTCGGGCTGCGCAAGGGGCACGGCGCCGCGGACTGGTCCCGTCGCCCGCTGCCCGACGACTGGCTCAACTACGCCGCACTCGACGTCGAAGTCCTCGTGGAGTTGCGGGACGCGATGGATGCCGCTCTCGCCGCTGCGGGGAAAGATCGTTGGGCGCGTGAGGAATTCGCCTATGTGTTGAATCGGCCACCCGCTCCCCCACGGCCCGATCGCTGGCGCCGGACCTCCAACATCCACACCATCAAGAGTGCGCGCACCCTCGCGGCGGTCCGTGAACTGTGGACCACCCGCGAGAGCATCGCCGAACGTCGCGACGTGGCACCGGGTCGGGTGTTGCCCGATTCGGCGATCGTCAACGCCGCCACCGCGAATCCGACGTCGATCGCCGAACTCACCCGGCTGCCGGTGTTCGGCGGACCGCGGCAGCGGCGGCAGGCGGCGACCTGGTTGGACGCGCTGAAGCGGGCGCGCGAACTCCCGGAGTCCGAGTTGCCGGACCGCAAGTCGCCGGGGCCCGGCGGGCTGCCACCGATCACGCGGTGGGAGCAACGCAATCCGGAAGCCGCGACGCGACTGGCGCGAGTCCGGTCCGCGCTCAAGGAGATTGCCGAGGCCCATTCGCTGCCGGTCGAGAATCTGCTCGCGCCCGACGTGATGCGTCAGCTGTGCTGGGACGGGCTCCCCGGTCGGGCAAACGCCGCGGACGTGGATCGACGCCTGGCCGACGACGGAGCGCGGACCTGGCAGCGTGAACTGTGCGCGTCGGCGATCGCCGACGCCTTCGCACTGGGACCCGACGCCGTCGCGCAGCAACCCGACGCCGAGGACTGA